The DNA window TGTTGGGCGCGGCAGTTAGTGGGGAACTGACGCGTGAGTGGCGCGGGGGCGGGGATGCAGAGTGGGAGGAAAGCACTCTTGATACCTGTGGCAGCGTATCTGGAGGACTGACTAAAAACTCAACAAGGCAGGATCTTCCTATGCAGAAGCCCTATTTGAGGGTTGCCAACGTACAGGCAAATCAACTCTCATTAAATAGTATTACAGAAATAGGTATCACTGAAATGGAGTGGAATAAAACCCGTCTGTTACCTGGGGATTTGTTAATTGTAGAGGGGAATGGCAGCTTAGAGCATCTGGGTAGAGTGGCACTTTGGAGTGGTGAGCTAGATGAGTGCAGTCATCAAAATCATTTAATTCGTTGGCGACCTGAATCTGCCTTATCAAAGTACGTTTTATTTTATCTTTTATCTCCTGATGCTAGGAAAGCTATTGTTGAGTTAGCTAAGACCACAACTGGTCTACATACTCTTAGTGTATCTAAGGTTGCTTCAATCTGTATCAACCTCCCCCCCCTCCCTGAACAAGCTGAAATCGTCCGCCGCGTCGAAGTCCTCTTCGCGCTGGCCGACCGCCTCGAAGCCCGTTACCAGTCAGCCCTATCCTCCTTTAATCGCCTGACGCCTGCGCTGCTCGCCAAGGCATTCCGGGGCGA is part of the Deinococcus sp. Leaf326 genome and encodes:
- a CDS encoding restriction endonuclease subunit S, translating into MKLSSTEAGRERLERVPKLVKAFRQAVLGAAVSGELTREWRGGGDAEWEESTLDTCGSVSGGLTKNSTRQDLPMQKPYLRVANVQANQLSLNSITEIGITEMEWNKTRLLPGDLLIVEGNGSLEHLGRVALWSGELDECSHQNHLIRWRPESALSKYVLFYLLSPDARKAIVELAKTTTGLHTLSVSKVASICINLPPLPEQAEIVRRVEVLFALADRLEARYQSALSSFNRLTPALLAKAFRGELVPQDPNDEPASVLLERIRAQRAVEGSKPKRGRSAAPGSAEEPKRRRQPPKVQAEAGEQAPLAEAAAQAPDPQPPRRRGRPPKVRPEALAQAPAAIPEASSYEDAVRKLEALKLERAGGTRQVSLFDEEPQPS